The following are from one region of the Stanieria sp. NIES-3757 genome:
- the ggpS gene encoding glucosylglycerol-phosphate synthase — MKSSLVILYHREPYDEVVKDGKVQYLPKKSPNGILPTLKSFFADVNQGTWVAWKQVSAKQKADFQSLVNIEGEGNYNVRRIPLSADQVKHFYHITSKEAFWPILHSFPYHFAYESSDWANFHTINRLFAEAACEEAADDALIWIHDYNLWLVPYYIRQIKPNARIAFFHHTPFPSVDIFNILPWREEIVESLLCCDVVGFHIPRYSENFVNVARSLKPVEIVQKEAVSGHLTPVGTALAEPEVVTQLRYKEQLVKIDAFPVGTNPQHILSVLKQPEAEKRLTEIKAELQGRKLIIAAGRVDYVKGNKEKLEAFGRLLDRRPDLHGKIHLVMTCVQAADGMRVYKNAQSQIEQLVGKINGRYAKLNWTPILLFTQPIPLTELLCYYKAADICWTTPLRDGLNLVAKEYIVAQEGNGGALILSEFVGAAVELPEAILTNPYSLDRMDEALDRALAMSPEEKQARMQKMYQTVTQYDVKYWADRLLDQFKHLKHETVAEKEPILV; from the coding sequence ATGAAATCTTCACTAGTTATCCTCTATCACCGCGAACCCTACGATGAAGTTGTGAAAGATGGAAAAGTACAATACCTACCCAAAAAAAGCCCCAATGGGATTTTACCTACCCTGAAAAGTTTTTTTGCTGATGTCAATCAAGGAACTTGGGTAGCGTGGAAACAAGTGAGTGCTAAACAAAAAGCAGATTTTCAATCCTTAGTCAACATCGAAGGAGAAGGGAACTATAACGTCAGACGCATTCCCCTAAGCGCAGATCAAGTTAAACATTTTTATCACATCACCTCTAAAGAAGCTTTTTGGCCGATTCTGCACTCTTTTCCCTATCATTTTGCCTACGAATCTTCTGATTGGGCAAATTTTCACACGATTAACCGTCTATTTGCCGAAGCTGCCTGTGAAGAAGCTGCCGATGACGCTTTAATCTGGATTCATGATTACAATCTTTGGTTAGTTCCCTACTATATTCGCCAAATCAAACCAAACGCAAGAATTGCCTTTTTCCATCACACACCCTTCCCTTCAGTAGATATTTTCAATATTCTGCCTTGGCGCGAAGAAATTGTTGAAAGTCTACTTTGTTGCGATGTGGTTGGCTTCCATATTCCTCGTTATTCAGAAAACTTTGTCAATGTCGCCCGCAGTCTCAAACCAGTAGAAATTGTGCAAAAAGAAGCGGTATCTGGACATTTGACCCCAGTTGGTACAGCTTTAGCTGAACCAGAAGTAGTTACCCAACTACGCTACAAAGAACAACTAGTTAAGATTGATGCTTTTCCTGTCGGGACTAACCCTCAGCATATTCTATCCGTTTTAAAACAACCAGAAGCTGAAAAACGGCTTACCGAAATCAAAGCGGAATTACAAGGACGCAAGTTAATTATTGCAGCAGGAAGAGTAGACTATGTTAAAGGTAACAAAGAAAAACTAGAAGCCTTTGGTCGTCTTTTAGATCGTCGTCCCGACTTACACGGCAAAATTCATTTAGTGATGACTTGCGTACAAGCTGCTGACGGAATGCGAGTGTATAAAAATGCTCAATCTCAGATCGAACAGCTAGTAGGTAAAATTAATGGACGCTATGCCAAACTCAACTGGACACCAATTCTGCTCTTTACTCAACCAATACCTTTAACAGAGCTATTGTGCTATTACAAAGCAGCCGATATTTGTTGGACTACGCCTCTACGAGATGGATTAAACTTAGTAGCTAAAGAATATATTGTGGCTCAAGAAGGCAATGGTGGGGCTTTGATCTTATCAGAGTTCGTTGGTGCAGCCGTAGAATTACCTGAAGCTATTTTAACTAATCCTTATTCTCTTGATCGCATGGATGAAGCCTTAGACCGAGCTTTAGCTATGTCGCCAGAGGAAAAACAAGCACGGATGCAGAAGATGTATCAAACTGTAACTCAGTACGATGTGAAATATTGGGCAGATCGTTTGTTAGACCAATTCAAGCATCTCAAACACGAAACCGTTGCCGAGAAAGAACCAATCTTGGTTTAA
- the glpD gene encoding glycerol-3-phosphate dehydrogenase, with product MRNFNQIQSTKYDLIIIGGGINGAGVARDAALRGLKTILIEKGDFAGGTSSWSTRLIHGGLRYLEYFEFPLVRESLKEREILLRTAPHLVHPLLLTIPIYRDRSRPYWKIWAGMILYDIFSFDKTLPLHRMLPKVQFEQLFRHVDRDDLAGGAQYYDGQVALAERLCLENILAAQEAGATVLNYVEVTELPIEDNRINQLICQDKLTGEEFTVTGNQNAVVINTSGPWVDRVCQLDNGKSALSKTRKMGGTKGSHIVVPPFPGAPETTLYVEAKSDGRPFFIVPWLGMYLIGTTDIPFEGDLDRIKAEDEEIDYLIQETNNIIPTANLARKDIKFTYSGVRPLPNEEGKKPGSITRKHILFDHSREGVNNLISLIGGKLTTYRHVGEEMVNAAFKKMKQPTKPCQTGKIPLPGCIFPNDPRISEAIQDYRYILPVNTINHLFTVYGAKAIEVLALIDEDSELAQPLTPELPDIKAQIVYAVRSELAHTLVDIARRRTTLAMEGNYGLKLLPIMTETLKKYCGWSQTKCDRSCQEYRIYMEENCIPDFELSLAMK from the coding sequence ATGCGAAATTTTAATCAAATTCAATCAACCAAATACGATCTTATTATTATTGGTGGCGGAATTAATGGTGCTGGAGTTGCTAGAGATGCTGCCTTACGAGGCTTAAAAACTATTTTGATTGAAAAAGGCGATTTTGCTGGTGGTACTTCTAGTTGGTCAACTCGCTTAATTCATGGAGGTTTGCGCTATCTGGAATATTTTGAATTTCCTTTAGTCAGAGAATCTCTAAAAGAAAGAGAAATTTTATTACGCACTGCACCTCATTTAGTTCACCCTTTATTATTGACTATTCCTATTTATCGCGATCGCTCTCGTCCTTATTGGAAGATTTGGGCAGGAATGATCCTTTACGATATCTTCAGTTTTGATAAAACTTTACCTCTCCATCGAATGTTACCCAAGGTTCAGTTTGAACAGTTATTTCGTCATGTAGACCGTGATGATCTTGCTGGTGGGGCGCAGTATTATGATGGTCAAGTAGCTTTAGCAGAAAGATTGTGTCTGGAAAACATTTTAGCAGCCCAGGAAGCAGGAGCAACGGTTCTAAATTATGTCGAAGTAACTGAACTGCCAATTGAAGACAACCGTATTAATCAGTTAATTTGTCAAGATAAATTAACAGGCGAAGAATTTACCGTTACAGGTAATCAAAATGCAGTAGTTATCAATACTTCTGGACCTTGGGTAGACCGAGTTTGTCAGTTAGATAATGGTAAAAGTGCGCTCTCCAAAACTCGGAAAATGGGTGGCACTAAAGGCAGCCATATTGTTGTTCCTCCCTTCCCTGGCGCACCAGAAACTACTTTATACGTCGAGGCAAAATCTGATGGTCGTCCTTTCTTTATTGTGCCTTGGTTGGGAATGTATTTGATCGGAACTACAGATATTCCTTTTGAGGGAGATTTAGACCGTATTAAGGCAGAAGACGAGGAAATTGATTATTTAATTCAGGAAACTAACAATATCATTCCCACGGCCAATTTAGCTCGTAAGGATATTAAATTTACCTATTCGGGAGTGCGTCCTTTACCCAATGAAGAAGGGAAGAAACCAGGCAGTATTACTCGTAAACATATTCTGTTCGATCACAGTAGGGAGGGAGTGAACAATCTTATTTCCTTGATTGGTGGTAAGTTAACTACCTATCGTCATGTGGGAGAAGAAATGGTTAATGCTGCCTTCAAGAAAATGAAACAACCAACAAAACCCTGTCAGACCGGTAAAATACCTTTACCAGGGTGTATTTTTCCTAACGATCCTAGGATTTCTGAAGCAATCCAAGATTATCGTTATATTTTACCTGTCAACACTATTAATCATCTATTTACGGTTTATGGTGCTAAAGCCATTGAAGTCTTAGCTTTAATCGATGAAGACTCGGAATTAGCCCAACCTCTGACACCAGAATTACCCGATATAAAAGCCCAAATTGTTTATGCAGTACGTTCTGAATTAGCCCATACTTTAGTAGATATCGCTCGTCGTCGCACCACGTTAGCAATGGAAGGCAATTATGGATTAAAGTTATTACCCATCATGACAGAGACTTTAAAGAAATACTGTGGTTGGAGTCAAACCAAATGCGATCGCTCTTGTCAAGAATATCGGATTTATATGGAGGAGAATTGTATTCCTGATTTTGAGTTGTCTCTAGCAATGAAGTGA
- a CDS encoding serine/threonine protein kinase, translating to MFTKQKILQTKYQLQQQLGHTSAGHQTWLAKDLNTNEKVTIKLLAFSSQMHSKELKLFQREAQILQSLKHPRIPKYRDYFTLNRQLDNGVIWFALVQDYIPGFSLQELLEQHQVFDEEKIRAIAQEILKILIYLHQLNPPVLHRDLKPSNLILGEDKQIYLIDFGAVQVQTTATGATFTIVGTAGYAPLEQFWGRAVAASDLYALGVTLIHLLTGISPANLPYQDSRIQFRDLVNLKPDLINWLEIITELSVEKRFPSATIALEALSSVQKVDTSRSRESPNQKSVKLKPEKSLIELEQEQRRLNIKIPAGGLARFNEILNAGCGGLIVYFLLFALSLLISIFLPYIGSFLISLALIYIVILCGTKTEINFEFNNFQIQRKFLIKKYSKQSCPNSIIVDIFIQRTGSIFQVNIRTTNHTYNLGGALSQDEAIWLVQEIKQWLVDS from the coding sequence GTGTTTACCAAACAAAAAATATTACAAACAAAATATCAACTACAACAACAGTTAGGACATACCTCAGCAGGACATCAAACTTGGCTAGCAAAAGATTTAAACACTAACGAAAAAGTAACTATTAAACTGTTAGCTTTCAGTTCTCAAATGCACTCAAAAGAATTAAAACTATTTCAAAGAGAAGCACAAATATTACAAAGTTTAAAGCATCCTCGTATTCCCAAATATAGAGATTATTTCACTCTCAATCGGCAATTAGATAACGGTGTGATTTGGTTTGCATTAGTACAAGATTATATTCCTGGTTTTTCTCTACAAGAATTATTAGAACAGCATCAAGTTTTTGATGAAGAAAAAATTAGAGCAATTGCCCAAGAAATTCTTAAAATTTTGATTTATCTTCATCAATTAAATCCTCCCGTACTTCATCGCGATCTCAAACCCAGTAATTTAATTTTGGGAGAAGACAAACAAATTTATTTAATTGATTTTGGTGCAGTACAAGTACAGACAACAGCAACAGGAGCAACTTTTACTATTGTTGGAACTGCTGGTTATGCGCCTTTAGAACAGTTTTGGGGACGTGCAGTTGCTGCTTCCGATTTATACGCTTTGGGAGTGACTTTGATTCATTTACTAACGGGAATCTCACCTGCTAATTTACCTTATCAAGATTCTCGTATTCAGTTTCGAGACCTCGTTAATCTTAAACCAGATTTGATTAATTGGTTGGAAATAATTACAGAATTATCTGTAGAAAAACGTTTTCCTAGCGCAACAATTGCTTTAGAGGCTTTAAGTTCGGTTCAAAAAGTTGATACCTCAAGAAGTAGAGAATCACCGAATCAAAAATCTGTAAAACTCAAACCTGAAAAAAGTTTGATTGAACTCGAACAAGAACAAAGGCGATTAAATATTAAAATTCCAGCAGGGGGATTAGCCAGATTTAATGAAATTTTAAATGCTGGTTGTGGAGGATTAATTGTTTATTTTTTATTATTTGCTTTGAGTTTGTTAATTAGTATTTTTCTCCCTTATATTGGCTCTTTTTTAATCTCGTTAGCTTTGATTTATATTGTTATTTTATGCGGGACTAAAACAGAAATTAATTTTGAATTTAATAATTTTCAGATTCAGAGAAAGTTTTTAATTAAAAAATATAGTAAGCAAAGCTGCCCTAACTCTATAATTGTAGATATTTTTATTCAGCGTACTGGCTCTATTTTTCAAGTAAATATTCGGACAACCAATCATACTTATAATCTTGGTGGTGCTTTGAGTCAAGACGAAGCTATTTGGCTAGTACAGGAAATTAAACAATGGTTAGTTGATAGTTAA
- a CDS encoding Peptidase family M48 family has translation MPTYTGISSEAFRHPLDYQAEQTLRGVPGFDLVASNFVKYFYERPQNIYLLGNCIQAGVRQYSTLYGIFRECVRDLDISPEPIVYVDQNPLANSYALGRNEPYIVVNSEILDLMDEAELRTVLAHELGHIKCDHTILIQMAIWVMGAASLLGELTLGFGNLISSGLIYAFYEWRRKAELSADRAALLVMDDLEPIIKTMMKLAGGSKKYAHEISLKEFKKQAENYQELDRDSLNQIYKFLIYNGGNGSFLSHPFPVERLHYLQQWATSSEYQQIKQGNYQRVGAEGSVEVKVEETQTEVEQLQRQLEELQQEIERIKSQKKSS, from the coding sequence ATGCCTACCTATACTGGAATATCTAGTGAAGCTTTTCGCCATCCTCTTGACTATCAAGCTGAACAAACCTTACGCGGTGTGCCTGGATTTGATTTGGTAGCAAGTAATTTTGTCAAATATTTTTACGAACGTCCACAAAATATCTATCTTCTAGGTAATTGCATCCAGGCTGGTGTCAGGCAATACTCTACTCTTTACGGTATTTTTCGGGAATGTGTTCGAGACTTAGATATTTCGCCTGAACCAATTGTTTATGTCGATCAAAATCCCTTAGCTAATAGTTACGCTTTAGGACGTAACGAACCTTATATTGTGGTCAATAGTGAAATTCTAGACTTAATGGATGAGGCAGAATTACGAACTGTTTTAGCCCATGAATTAGGACATATCAAATGTGACCATACTATTTTAATTCAGATGGCAATTTGGGTGATGGGGGCTGCTTCGTTACTGGGAGAATTAACGTTAGGATTTGGTAATTTAATTAGTAGTGGTCTAATTTATGCCTTTTATGAATGGCGCAGAAAAGCTGAACTTTCTGCTGATCGCGCTGCTTTATTAGTCATGGACGATCTTGAACCTATCATTAAAACCATGATGAAGTTGGCAGGAGGAAGTAAAAAATATGCCCATGAAATTAGTTTAAAAGAATTCAAAAAACAAGCAGAAAATTATCAAGAATTAGACCGGGATAGTTTGAATCAAATTTATAAATTTTTAATTTATAATGGCGGAAATGGTAGTTTTTTAAGTCATCCTTTTCCCGTCGAAAGATTGCATTATCTGCAACAATGGGCAACCTCTTCAGAATATCAACAAATCAAACAAGGTAATTATCAAAGAGTTGGGGCAGAAGGTTCAGTAGAAGTCAAAGTTGAAGAAACTCAAACTGAAGTAGAACAATTACAGCGTCAATTAGAAGAATTACAGCAAGAAATCGAGCGAATTAAATCTCAGAAAAAATCTTCTTAG
- a CDS encoding WD-40 repeat protein, protein MTTSSKITGVLSRGTELLSGVYQIRQVLGQGGFGITYQGVDTRLNRPVALKEFFPEGCWRQGTTVISAGRWTVDTYSNAKQKFLQEGQTLGQFNHPGIVRVFYYFEENNTAYMVMEYLHGRTLAELLTQRGGKMSETEALQYMEKIGKALEIIHQAQFLHRDLKPDNIMLTNDGRVVLIDFGAARDFTARNTQRFTAMFTPGYAPLEQYGQALKMGAYTDIYALGATLYHLLTGVVPLSAVERAAGMELKTARQLNPEIKPHISQAISTAMAMEVQARSQSVGEFLHLLRGNQANSFEAEPLNFYQSFQDPWTPFNSCPRINPKPTNSSDSWF, encoded by the coding sequence ATGACTACTTCTAGTAAAATTACTGGAGTTCTCTCCCGTGGAACAGAGCTTTTAAGCGGTGTTTATCAAATCAGACAAGTTTTAGGACAAGGCGGATTTGGTATTACCTACCAGGGTGTAGATACTAGATTAAATCGACCTGTAGCTCTGAAAGAGTTTTTCCCCGAAGGTTGTTGGCGACAGGGTACAACTGTAATTTCCGCAGGAAGATGGACGGTGGACACCTATAGTAATGCGAAACAGAAGTTTCTTCAAGAAGGGCAAACTTTAGGACAATTCAACCATCCAGGGATAGTTAGAGTTTTTTATTACTTTGAAGAAAACAATACCGCCTACATGGTAATGGAATATCTTCACGGTCGCACCTTGGCGGAGTTACTCACTCAACGCGGTGGGAAAATGTCAGAAACGGAAGCTTTACAATACATGGAAAAGATTGGTAAAGCCCTAGAAATTATACATCAAGCTCAGTTTCTACATCGGGATCTCAAGCCTGATAACATCATGTTAACGAATGATGGCAGGGTGGTTTTGATTGATTTTGGAGCAGCAAGGGATTTTACTGCTCGTAATACTCAAAGATTTACGGCTATGTTTACTCCTGGATATGCGCCGTTAGAACAATATGGTCAAGCCTTGAAAATGGGAGCTTATACGGATATTTATGCTCTCGGTGCTACTTTATACCATTTACTTACGGGAGTAGTTCCGCTCTCGGCGGTAGAAAGAGCAGCAGGAATGGAGTTGAAAACAGCCCGACAACTTAATCCTGAGATTAAACCCCATATTTCTCAAGCAATTAGCACAGCCATGGCGATGGAAGTTCAAGCGCGATCGCAATCAGTAGGAGAATTTCTTCATCTGTTGCGCGGTAATCAAGCTAATTCTTTTGAAGCAGAACCATTAAATTTTTATCAATCTTTTCAAGATCCTTGGACTCCCTTTAATTCATGTCCAAGAATTAATCCCAAACCGACTAATTCTTCTGACTCTTGGTTTTAA